In Silene latifolia isolate original U9 population chromosome X, ASM4854445v1, whole genome shotgun sequence, the following proteins share a genomic window:
- the LOC141623977 gene encoding 26S proteasome non-ATPase regulatory subunit 2 homolog A-like has translation MDPEPSNTDASNRKEATTKVPSKDPKKKDDNKDEDLSEEDLALKQQLELYVERVQDSDPGLQRTALESMRQEIRSSTSSMTSVPKPLKFLRSHYGTLKAYYETMQDVDLKKLLADILSVLALTMAAEDERESLKYRLVGSEGDIGSWGHEYVRNLAGEIGPEYTKRQNEEETIEDLVGLVHEIVGFHMKHNAEPEAVDLLMEVEDLDLLTPYVNESNYKRTTLYLTASAKYLASPDDLLVLDIAFTIYVKQKEFARGLQIALSMDNLRYVRQIFEGCHDLLQKQQFCYILARHGVAFELDDNMVADDDEREQLQDIINNAKLSEGFLTLARDIEVMEAKSPEDIYKAHLLDGRASAGATVDSARQNLAATFVNAFVNAGFGQDKLMTGPAEASSGGSSGNWLFKNKEHGKTSAAASLGMILLWDVDAGLAQIDKYFHSNDSHVIAGALLGVGIVNCGIRNDCDPALALLGDYVDKEDPAIRIGAIMGLGIAYANTQNEQINQKLTNILNDTNAPLDVIAFTSVALGMVFVGSCNEDVAQAIIYALMDRDESDLGEPLARLLPLGLGLLYLGKQESVEATAEVSKTFNEKIRKHCDMTLLSCAYAGTGNVLKVQALLGQCAQHLDKGETHQGPAVLGIAMVAMAEELGLDMAIRSLEHLLQYGEQNIRRAVPLGLGLLCISNPKVNVMDTLSRLSHDSDSEVAMAAIISLGLIGAGTNNARIAGMLRNLSSYYYKDASALFCVRIAQGLVHLGKGLLTLNPYHSDRSLLSPVALAGLVTMLHCCLDMKTIILGKYHYVLYYLVLAMQPRMLLTVDENLKPLSVPVRVGQAVDVVGQAGRPKTITGFQTHSTPVLLAAGDRAELATEKYVPLSPILEGFVILKENPEYREDK, from the exons TCTAAAGACCCTAAGAAGAAGGATGATAACAAGGATGAAGATCTC TCGGAAGAGGATTTGGCGTTGAAGCAGCAATTGGAATTGTATGTTGAAAGAGTTCAGGATTCAGATCCTGGATTGCAGCGTACTGCTCTTGAGAGTATGAG GCAAGAGATACGAAGTTCAACAAGCTCTATGACTTCTGTTCCAAAGCCCTTGAAATTTCTTCGTTCACATTATGGAACACTTAAAGCATATTATGAGACTATGCAAGACGTAGATTTGAAG AAATTACTGGCAGATATACTTTCCGTTTTAGCATTGACTATGGCAGCAGAGGATGAACGG GAGAGCTTAAAGTATAGATTAGTGGGATCTGAAGGTGATATTGGTTCATGGGGTCATGAATATGTCAG GAACTTGGCAGGGGAGATAGGACCTGAGTATACAAAACGTCAG AATGAGGAAGAAACTATAGAGGACTTGGTGGGACTTGTGCATGAAATTGTTGGCTTCCACATGAAG CATAATGCCGAGCCTGAAGCAGTTGATCTTCTCATGGAG GTTGAAGACCTTGATCTGTTGACACCGTATGTGAATGAATCTAATTACAAAAGGACAACTCTCTATTTGACTGCTTCAGCAAA ATATCTTGCCAGTCCGGATGATTTGTTAGTTCTGGACATTGCGTTTACTATCTATGTCAAGCAAAAGGAGTTTGCCCGTGGGCTTCAAATTGCCTTGTCTATGGACAATTTAAGG TATGTTAGGCAGATTTTTGAAGGATGCCATGACCTTCTGCAGAAGCAGCAATTTTGCTACATCCTTGCTCGTCAT GGCGTAGCCTTTGAACTTGATGACAATATGGTTGCGGATGATGATGAAAGAGAGCAGTTGCAGGATATTATTAACAACGCTAAATTGAGCGAAGGGTTTTTGACCCTTGCTCGTGATATTGAGGTCATGGAAGCAAAATCACCTGAGGATATTTACAAG GCTCATTTGCTTGATGGCCGAGCTAGTGCTGGAGCAACTGTTGATTCTGCCAGACAAAATTTGGCTGCTACTTTTGTCAATGCTTTTGTAAATGCCGGTTTTGGACAG GATAAGTTAATGACTGGCCCAGCTGAAGCGTCAAGTGGTGGCTCTTCAGGGAACTGGCTTTTCAAGAATAAAGAACATGGGAAAACTAGCGCTGCTGCAAGTTTG GGTATGATCTTACTGTGGGATGTTGATGCTGGACTTGCGCAAATTGACAAGTACTTCCATAGTAATGACAGCCATGTTATTGCTGGTGCTCTACTGGGTGTTGGAATTGTAAACTGTGGAATACGTAATGATTGTGACCCG GCTCTGGCCCTTTTGGGTGACTATGTTGATAAAGAAGATCCAGCCATTAGGATTGGTGCCATCATGGGTCTGGGTATAGCTTATGCGAATACGCAGAATGAGCAG ATTAATCAGAAATTGACTAATATCCTTAACGACACAAATGCTCCCCTCGATGTGATTGCGTTCACTTCAGTCGCCCTTGGTATGGTATTTGTTGGTTCCTGCAATGAAGATGTTGCCCAGGCAATCATTTATGCACTAATGGATCGTGATGAGTCTGATCTGGGGGAGCCGCTTGCCAGGCTTTTACCCCTTGGCCTTGGTCTTTTATATCTTGGGAAACAG GAAAGCGTGGAGGCAACTGCAGAAGTCTCGAAGACTTTCAATGAAAAGATCAGGaaacattgtgatatgactctCCTTTCTTGTGCTTATGCTGGGACTGGAAATGTTCTTAAG GTACAAGCATTGCTTGGTCAATGTGCACAACATCTTGACAAGGGTGAAACACATCAAGGACCGGCTGTGTTAGGCATTGCAATGGTGGCTATGGCTGAAGAATTAGGTCTCGATATGGCAATTCGTTCTCTGGAGCACCTCTTGCAGTATGGAGAGCAGAACATTCGCCGTGCAGTTCCTTTGGGTCTTGGTCTCTTGTGTATTTCTAATCCAAAA GTCAATGTTATGGACACCCTGAGTAGATTGAGCCACGACTCGGACTCAGAAGTAGCAATG GCTGCCATTATTTCATTGGGTTTGATTGGTGCCGGGACCAATAATGCCCGTATCGCTGGCATGCTGAGAAATTTGTCAAGCTACTACTACAAGGATGCTAGTGCATTGTTTTGT GTACGGATTGCACAAGGTCTAGTGCATTTAGGAAAGGGTCTTTTAACTCTTAATCCTTACCATTCTGATCGATCCTTGTTGTCACC GGTGGCGCTTGCTGGGCTTGTAACGATGCTTCATTGTTGTCTTGATATGAAAACGATCATTCTTGGAAAATATCATTATGTGCTCTACTACCTCGTCCTTGCCATGCAG CCGAGAATGTTGTTAACTGTGGATGAGAACCTAAAGCCTCTGTCAGTTCCTGTTCGGGTGGGTCAAGCAGTTGATGTTGTTGGCCAAGCAGGCCGACCAAAAACCATTACTGGGTTTCAAACACATTCAACCCCTGTTCTCCTTGCTGCTGGTGACAGGGCGGAACTTGCCACAGAAAA GTATGTTCCGCTTTCACCAATTCTAGAAGGTTTTGTTATCTTGAAGGAGAACCCCGAGTATAGGGAGGACAAGTGA